The DNA segment ACGATCGCATTCGGGCTCGACGGCAAGTCGTACGAGATCGACCTGAACGAAACCAACGCCAAGAAACTGCGCAAGGTGCTCGCGCCCTACGTGGACGCCGGCCGCAAGCGTGCGCGGTCCGGCAAGGCGTTCAAGCAGACGGAGGTCGCCCCCGACCCGGCAGCCGTCCGTGCCTGGGCCCAGGCGAACAAGATGGACGTCCCCGCGCGCGGACGGATCCCCAAGAAGGTCTACGAGGCGTTCAGCGCCGCCCAGTGAGCCCGCGAAGGGGCAGCTCCCCAGGGTCCGTCAGCGGGCCCTGGGAGCCGTTCACTTGGCCGGCGGGGAGGTTGTGAGGGGAGCCGACTTGCGCAACCCCCCTGCTGATCAGCTAATGTCTGGAACACGCCGAGGGGCGAGGCCGCAAGGCCGGATCCCGAGGACCGTGCGGGTGTAGTTCAGTAGTAGAACATCCTCCTTCCAGGGGGAAGGCGCAGTGTGCGATTCCTGTCACCCGCTCTGGCACCGGTCAGAACCACTCTTGTGGATCAGGTAGGCTGGTGCTCGCACCGATCGGTGGGAGCCGGTCGGGAGCAGTGCGGACGTAGCTCAGTTGGTAGAGCGCAACCTTGCCAAGGTTGAGGTCGCGAGTTCGAGCCTCGTCGTCCGCTCCACAGAAAAGACCCCGGTCCACTGGACCGGGGTCTTTTCCTTGTCCCCATGACCGCCGCGATCCCGCTGACCCGCCGCGGCCTCTCTGACATTTGTCATGCCGGGTGATGACACCGCGCACTGCTGATCCGGTCCGCCCGCCGGAACGCTGAAGCCATGGACAACGACGAACACGAGCACGTGATCGAGGTCAGCGACCTCAGACGTGTCTACGGGGACGGGTTCGAGGCCGTACGCGGGATCACCTTCCACGTGGCCCGCGCGGAGATCTTCGCGCTGCTGGGCACCAACGGGGCGGGCAAGACATCGACCGTCGAACTGCTGGAAGGGCTCGCGGCACCGGCCGGCGGCCGGGTCCGGGTCCTCGGCGCGCTCGGTCTCGTCCATCCGGACGGCACCGCGATCCTCATGACCGGCGTGGTGACGGCCTTCGGCGCGGGTTTCTCCCTGATCGGCTGCCGCTGCGGCGCCTGGACCCTGTCCGTGCTCTGGGAGGCGGAACGGGCCCGCGAGGTCGAGGCCCGGCTCGCCATCGCCGAGGAGCGGCTGCGGTTCGGGCGGGACCTGCACGACGTGCTGGGGCGCAACCTCTCCGTCATCTCCCTGAAGGCCGAGCTGGCCGTCCAACTGGCCCGGCGCGGACGGCCCGAGGCCGTGGAGCAGATGATCGAGGTGCAGCGCATCGCCCAGGAGTCCCAGCGGGAGGTGCGGGACGTCGTACGCGGCTACCGCGAGGCCGACCTCGGGGTGGAACTCGCGGGTGCGCGGGGTGTGCTGACGGCCGCCGGGATCGACTGCGAGGTCGGGGCCGAGACCGAAGGACTGTCCGGCGAAGGACTGTCCGGCGAAGGGCTGCCCGCCGAGGTGCGGTCGGCGCTGGGCTGGGTGGTGCGCGAGGCGACCACCAATGTGCTGCGGCACGGGGACGCGAGACGGTGTGCCGTGGGGCTGCTGGTGCGGGAGGGGCGTGTGGTGCTGACGGTGGAGAACGACGGGGCCGGCGCCCCGGGCGACAGCGGCGGTGGTTCGGGGCTCGCCGGGCTGCGGGAGCGGCTCGCGGCCGTGGACGGGACGCTGCGGGCGGGACGCGCCGGGGAGGACGGATTCCGTCTGGTGGCCGAGGTGCCCCTGACGGCTGGGGAAGGAGTCACCTCATGAGCGGCCCGGTACGGCTGTTGCTCGCCGACGACGAGCATCTGATCCGGGGCGCGCTGGCCGCCCTGCTCGGCCTGGAGGACGACCTGCTCGTCGTCGCGGAGGCGGCGAGCGGCCCCGAGGCGCTGGCGATGGCACGGGCGCACGAACCCGACGTGGCCGTGCTGGATCTGCAGATGCCCGGCGCCGACGGCGTGACGGTGGCCACATCCCTGCGTGCCGAACTGCCCGGCTGCCGGGTGCTGATCGTCACCGGGCACGGGCGGCCGGGACACCTGAAGCGGGCGCTCGCGGCCGGGGTGCGCGGGTTCGTCCCGAAGACGGTCAGCGCCCAACGGCTCGCCGAGATCATCCGCACCGTGCACGCCGGAAACCGTTACGTCGACCCGGAGTTGGCCGCCGACGCGATCTCCGCGGGCGACTCCCCGCTGACCGCCCGGGAGGCCGAGGTGCTGGAACTGGCGGCCGACGGAGCGCCGGTCGCGGAGATCGCCGAGCGGGCCGCGCTGTCGCCCGGAACCGTGCGGAACTACCTCTCCTCGGCCGTCACCAAACTCGGCGCCGGGAACCGTCATACGGCAGTGCGTCTCGCACGCGCCCGAGGTTGGGTATAGTTAGGGCCGCGCCAAGGCGCAGTGCGGACGTAGCTCAGTTGGTAGAGCGCAACCTTGCCAAGGTTGAGGTCGCGAGTTCGAGCCTCGTCGTCCGCTCCATCGAGAAGGCCCCCGGTTTCCACCGGGGGCCTTTCGCGTTGCCCCCCGCGGGAGCGGGGGCAACGGACTACGACCAGCTCATACCCGTCAGCCGCTCGTACGCCTCCACGTACTTCGCCCGCGTCGCCTCGACGACCTCGTCCGGCAGCGGCGGCGGGGGCTGCTCGCTCGCGCGGTCCCAGCCGGACGCCGGGGAGGTCAGCCAGTCGCGGACGAACTGCTTGTCGTACGACGGCTGCGCGCGGCCCGGCTGCCACTGGTCGGCCGGCCAGAAGCGGGAGGAGTCCGGGGTGAGGACCTCGTCGGCGAGGACGAGGGTGTCCCCGTCGAAGCCGAACTCGAACTTGGTGTCGGCCAGGATGATCCCCCGGTCGCGGGCGATGTCCCGGGCACGGGAGTACACGGCGAGGGTGGCCTGGCGCAGCTGGGCCGCGGTCTCCGCGCCGGCCTGGCGGGCGACCTCCTCGTAGGAGACGTTCTCGTCGTGCTCGCCGACCTCGGCCTTGGTGGCCGGGGTGAAGATCGGGCCGGGCAGCTCGGAGCCGTCCACCAGGCCTTCGGGGAGGGCGAGGCCGCAGACGGTGCGGGACTCCTGGTACTCGGCGAGGCCCGAGCCGGTGAGGTAGCCGCGGGCCACGCACTCGACCGGGACCATCCGCAGGGACTTGCACACCAGCGTGCGGCCCGCCCAGTCGGCGGGGGCGTTCTCGGGCAGCTCGGTGCTGATCACATGGTTCGGGGCCAGGTCGCGCAGCCGGTCGAACCACCACAGGGAGAGCTGGGTGAGCACGCGCCCCTTGTCGGGGATCTCGGTGGGCAGCACCCAGTCATAGGCGGACATGCGGTCGCTGGCGACCATCACGAGGTCGCCCGCCTCGTTCCGGTACAGCTCGCGCACCTTGCCGGTGTGCAGGTGCACCAGGCCCGGAACCTGGATCGGCTCGGGCTTTTCTACGAATCCGGACACGGTTCCTCCCCGTGGTTCTGTCCAAGTGCCTCGATTCTCCCGTATGCGGGTGATCGGTTGCGACCAGGGGTGTCGGTGCCGGTCCGGCGTCTTCAGTCCCGCTTGCAGATGCGGTCCAGCAGGTTCGCCGTGGCCCGCTGGACGCGGGCGTCCACATGGCCGGGGCGGTCCAGGGCCGGGGACCAGGCGAAGGTGCCGGAGGCGAACACCCAGGCGCCGGAGGGTGCGCGGTAGAGGGAGGTCTCCTGGTGGCGGACGGCGCCTTCGCCGTCGGTGTAGGGCGAGTGCGCGAGGAGGATGCGTTCCTCGTGCTCGGGGAGCGCGGTGCGCGGGAAGTAGCGGTCGGCCTCACCGGCGACCAGGCCCGCTATCTCGTCGCCCTCGTGCGCGCCGGTCGCGTCCCACAGCCAGTGGCCGGCGTTGCGGACGATCAGCGGATGCGGTTCGGGCACCCGGCCCGCGTACTGGATGCCGACCAGTTGCTGTTCGGGCCGGTCGATGTCGCGCCACAGCACCGGCCTGCCCGGGCCCTTGCGTTTTCGGCAGGTCAGCAGCCGGTCCGGGACACCGGACGGGGAAGGCCCCAACTCCACCTGCCAGTACATGGTGTTGGCGGAGAGGAAGACCAGCGAAGTGCCGCGGTCACGGGCCTGCTCGACGGCCCGGCGCATCGGCACCGACCAGTACTCGTCGTGGCCGGGGAAGACCAGGCCGCGGTAGCGGGCGGGGTCGACGCGTCCGGCGTGCAGGTCGCGGGCGTCGGCGTAGGCGAGGTCGTAGCCGTAGCGCTCGGCCCAGCGGATGAAGTCGTAGGCGTGGCCGACGTGCAGGGGCAGGCCGGCACCCGCGTAGGGGCGGTCGAAGGAGACAGTGGTGGCCGCGTCGGCCTCGCCGAGCAGCCGGCCCTTCTCGTCCCAGGCGTGGTAGAGGCTGGCGCCGGTGCGGCCGTCCTCCGGGTAGAGGTTGTACGCCTGCCAGGTGATGTCGGGCAGCAGCAGGAGCAGGTCGGCGGGATGGTCGTCGCGGACCGTGAACGGCACGTGGGAGCGGTAGCCGTCGGCGGTGGTCAGGACGGCCACGTAGGCGCCGATCCGCCAGTGCGGGGGCACCTGGAGGCGCCAGGACAGCCACCAGTGGTGACAGGAGACCGTACGGTCGGCGGCCAGCGGCGCGGGCTGGACGATGCCGGAGAGCCGGGGACTGGTGGTGATCTTCGCGGCGCCGTCGCCGCTGTAGTGGCCGATCCGGTAGATGTCCACGCTGAACTGCTGGGGCGGATCGACCGTGATGTGGAAGTCGATCGCCTCGCCGGGCGTGACCGCCCCGGTGGAGGTGAAGCCCTTGATCTGACGGCGCACGTCGTCGGCCGAGCGGGGGCCGGGGTCGGCCGGGCGGGGGGCCGGGACGTGCGCGTTCGCGGTGGAGTGCGGCTGGGGCGGATCGACGTACCAGGGCACGACCTGCCCCGTGGCGTCGAAGTAGGTCTCGCTGCCGCGCAGCCAGGGGACCGGGCCCTGACCGAAAGGGTCGGTGACGGCGTGCGCGAGCGCTCCGGACTCCCAGCGGCGGATGTGGTCCGAGGCCATGGACGCTCCCCTCCCTCAGCCCCCGTCGTCTGTGTCGGTGGTGCTCGGCCGTGCTGTCGTATGTCGCACGCCTTTGCCATGTGCGTTGTCGGTCCCAGCACATCACATAACGCACGGGTTCGGTCACGGTTCGTTGTGAATTGGCCTGAAGTGGAAGAGGGTGCTCCGTTACGTCCTTCTGTTCGCCGGGAGGGCGGGTGCCGGGCGGGTGCCGGCATGGTCGGGGGCGGGGGCCGGGGGCGGGGGCCCAGGACCGCCCGAGCGAGGTGCCGGGGGTGCCTGGGTGCGCGGCGGGACGCCCGGAGGGGGTGCCGGACGGGTGCCGTGGCGGGTCAGACCAGCCGGACCGGCTTCTCCGGGCGTATCCCGGACGCGGCCAGCCACTCGCGCAGCGGGCCCGGGTCTCCCTCCTCGATCAGGCTCAGCACCTTCGGCCCGAGATCCGCGGCCCTCTCCCCGCCCAGCAGCAGCGACGGCCCGTCCAGCCAGTCGAGCGCGGGCGTCGCCCCGGCCGTGTCCACCGCGGCACAGCACACCATCGCCGTGACGTGCTCGGCGAGCAGCTCCCGCCCGGTGCGGGGCGGCTGCAGCGGGAAGAGCGGCAACGTCCCGTCGTCCCACAGCGCGCTGTCGTGTCCCTGCCCGGCCGCTGTCGCGCCCTTCGGTGCGCAGATCTCCTCCCGGGCCAGCTCGGCGCTGAGTCCGGCGGCGAGGGCGGAGCTGCGCTCGGTGGAGGGGTCGGCGTCGTCCTCGTCGTAGGGAACGGGGGTGGGGTCGGCTGCGGGGACCGGCACGGTGGGGTGAGACGTGGCGGGGTGCGGCGTTGCAAGGTGCGGCGTTGCGGAGGCGGGCCCGTCTTCGTGGCCGGGACCGGTCCGGGCGGTGGGCTCCTCGTCGTCCCGGTGCACGGGCTCGGTGAGGTGGTCCAGGACCCGGGCCAGCGTGGGGCCGCCGGGGTCGGGGGCGGAGGGGTCGGGAGCGCGGCGGACACCGAGGGTGTCGAGGACGCGGTGCAGACGGGCCGCGCCAGCACGCCAGGTGCGGTCGACGACCTCCTCCGGGTACGACTGCCAGTCCACCGGCGCCCACTCCGGGCCGGGCTCCGCGGGGCCGCCGTGGAAGAGGCGGGCGGCGAGCAGGGAGGCGGCCTCGTCCATCGTCCCGGGCTCCTCCAGGAGGTCACAGGCGGGGCGCTCGCCGAGGCGTGAGGCGAAGCCCTCGGCCAGCCGGTCGCGCCGGGACAGCTCGGTGAGCGCGGCCACGACGCCCGCGTCCAGCCGGGAGGGCCAGCGGCCCATGCGCCAGGCGGGCAGCGCCACCTTGGTCAGCAGCCGGTCCCAGCCCGCGTAGGCGAGGCCGACCTGCTCCTGGGCGACGATCCTGAGGCCGTAGTCCACCGCCTGTGCGCGCTCGGCGGCCGCCGCGGCGACCCCTCGCTCCATCAGCACGGCGTGCTCCCGGCAGCCGCGCAGCAGCAGCCGGGCCACCCAGCCGAGCACCGCGCACACGCCCCGGGTCAGCGGGCAGCGTCCGGGGGTGGCGGCGACGGCCACCGCCGCGTCGAGGCCGCGCACGAAGCGGCGGGCGGCGGCTATGTCCGGGTGCGCGGACGGTCCCGTGCCGGCGACGACCGGGGCGAGGACCGCGCGCAGCTCGCCGACACGCATCCACCACAGGAACGGTGAGCCGATGACGAGCACGGGGGCGGGCACGGCACGCTGCCGGGCGCTCCGGTCGGAGCCGGGGCCCGCTATCTCGTCGTGCGCCCGGGTCGGGGGCGGGCCGTGGGCCCGGTGGGTGCGGTCCTCCAGCCAGCTGTCGCAGTCCGGGGTGAGCGCTATGGCCGAGGGCGCGGGGACGTCGAGCCGGTCCGCGAGGTCACGCACCAGCCGGTACAGGTCGGGTGCGGAGCGCTCCGGGATCGTGACCGTCGGGGTCACGGCGGGGCGCGCCCGGGCCACGACCAGGGCGATGCCGGTCGTGACCAGCAGTACGAGCAGCGCGAACACGCCCACCACCCAGCGGGCCGTGTCCCAGCCCGGGCCGGTGAAGCGGCCGGTGGAACCGCCGGCCAGCAGGATCACCTCGGCGGCCGCGGGCAGCACGGCCACTCCCAGCGCCCGGCCCCGGACCCGCAGCACGGCCAGGGCACGGGACCGCGCGGCCCGCGCGCCCGCTTCCCCACCGATTCCGGTCATGAGTGGACCTCACCCCCTCCCTGCCGATGCCGAGCTGTCCTGGCGTTGCCCACTCCCCCACTGTGACATCCGCCACTGACATCGCAATGCCGGTGGGCCAAGTGCCGGAATGCTTGCGCCGCACCCTAGTTGGGGCCTCGGCCCCAGTCAGCCGGATGGACGATTGCTCACTCGATGGAATGGCTTTGGTCAGAGCTGAGTGACAGAAAGCAACGATCAGGCCGAGGATCGGAGTCCGGGGTCCGGATGCGCGTGAGGTGCCCTGGACCAGCGGTTCGGAGCGCGTACAGCTGCTCGCACCGCGACGCACCGGCGGCGTGCCCGGCAGCATGCCCGGCGGCGCGCAGAACGCCGGGTACGACAGCGGGTACGGCATCGGGTACGCCCGACGGGTACGGCAGCGGGCGCGACCGGTGTTCGCCGTGGTCGCACCCGCTTCCCTTACGCGCCCGCCGCCTTCGCCGCGATGTCCGTGCGGTGCTGCGAGCCGTCGAGGCCGATGCGGGTCACCGCGCGGTACGCCCGCTCGCGGGCGTTCGCCAGATCCTTGCCGATGGCCGTGACGGAGAGCACGCGACCGCCCGCGCTGACGACGGCGTCGCCGTCGCGCCGGGTCCCGGCGTGCAGGACGTACGCGTGCGGGGCGTCCTGCGCGGCCACCTCGTCGAGGCCGGTGATCGGGTCGCCGGTGCGCGGGTCGCCGGGGTAGTTGTGCGAGGCGACGACCACGGTGACGGCCGCGTCCTCGCTCCACCGCAGCGGCTCGAGGTCGCCGAGGGTGCCGTTCGCGGCGGCGAGCAGGACTCCGGCCAGCGGGGTCTTCAGGCGGGCCAGGACCACCTGGGTCTCGGGATCGCCGAAGCGGGCGTTGAACTCGATGACCCGCACACCGCGCGAGGTGATGGCGAGACCGGCGTACAGGAGCCCGGAGAAGGGGGTGCCGCGCCGGCGCATCTCGTCGACGGTCGGCTGCAGCACCGTCCGCAGCACCTCGTCGACCAGCTCCGGCTCGGCCCACGGCAGCGGCGAGTAGGCGCCCATGCCGCCCGTGTTCGGGCCCTCGTCGCCGTCCAGCGCGCGCTTGAAGTCCTGGGCGGGCTGGAGCGGTACGACGGTGTACCCGTCGGTGATGGCGAAGAGCGAGACCTCGGGGCCGTCGAGGAACTCCTCCACGACGACACGATCACACCCGGCCGCGTGCGCCTTGGCGGCTTCGGCGTCCTCGGTGACGACGACGCCCTTGCCGGCCGCCAGCCCGTCGTCCTTGACGACGTAGGGGGCGCCGAAGGCGT comes from the Streptomyces sp. NBC_00820 genome and includes:
- a CDS encoding histone-like nucleoid-structuring protein Lsr2; this encodes MAQKVVVTLFDDIDGSEAAETIAFGLDGKSYEIDLNETNAKKLRKVLAPYVDAGRKRARSGKAFKQTEVAPDPAAVRAWAQANKMDVPARGRIPKKVYEAFSAAQ
- a CDS encoding response regulator transcription factor; its protein translation is MSGPVRLLLADDEHLIRGALAALLGLEDDLLVVAEAASGPEALAMARAHEPDVAVLDLQMPGADGVTVATSLRAELPGCRVLIVTGHGRPGHLKRALAAGVRGFVPKTVSAQRLAEIIRTVHAGNRYVDPELAADAISAGDSPLTAREAEVLELAADGAPVAEIAERAALSPGTVRNYLSSAVTKLGAGNRHTAVRLARARGWV
- a CDS encoding phosphoribosylaminoimidazolesuccinocarboxamide synthase; amino-acid sequence: MSGFVEKPEPIQVPGLVHLHTGKVRELYRNEAGDLVMVASDRMSAYDWVLPTEIPDKGRVLTQLSLWWFDRLRDLAPNHVISTELPENAPADWAGRTLVCKSLRMVPVECVARGYLTGSGLAEYQESRTVCGLALPEGLVDGSELPGPIFTPATKAEVGEHDENVSYEEVARQAGAETAAQLRQATLAVYSRARDIARDRGIILADTKFEFGFDGDTLVLADEVLTPDSSRFWPADQWQPGRAQPSYDKQFVRDWLTSPASGWDRASEQPPPPLPDEVVEATRAKYVEAYERLTGMSWS
- a CDS encoding N,N-dimethylformamidase beta subunit family domain-containing protein encodes the protein MASDHIRRWESGALAHAVTDPFGQGPVPWLRGSETYFDATGQVVPWYVDPPQPHSTANAHVPAPRPADPGPRSADDVRRQIKGFTSTGAVTPGEAIDFHITVDPPQQFSVDIYRIGHYSGDGAAKITTSPRLSGIVQPAPLAADRTVSCHHWWLSWRLQVPPHWRIGAYVAVLTTADGYRSHVPFTVRDDHPADLLLLLPDITWQAYNLYPEDGRTGASLYHAWDEKGRLLGEADAATTVSFDRPYAGAGLPLHVGHAYDFIRWAERYGYDLAYADARDLHAGRVDPARYRGLVFPGHDEYWSVPMRRAVEQARDRGTSLVFLSANTMYWQVELGPSPSGVPDRLLTCRKRKGPGRPVLWRDIDRPEQQLVGIQYAGRVPEPHPLIVRNAGHWLWDATGAHEGDEIAGLVAGEADRYFPRTALPEHEERILLAHSPYTDGEGAVRHQETSLYRAPSGAWVFASGTFAWSPALDRPGHVDARVQRATANLLDRICKRD
- the purD gene encoding phosphoribosylamine--glycine ligase — translated: MKVLVIGSGAREHALCRSLSLDSDVSAVHCAPGNAGIAEVAELHQVDALDGKAVAALAHELEADLVVVGPEAPLVAGVADAVREEGIPVFGPSREAARLEGSKAFAKDVMASAAVPTARSYVCTTPDEVAEALDAFGAPYVVKDDGLAAGKGVVVTEDAEAAKAHAAGCDRVVVEEFLDGPEVSLFAITDGYTVVPLQPAQDFKRALDGDEGPNTGGMGAYSPLPWAEPELVDEVLRTVLQPTVDEMRRRGTPFSGLLYAGLAITSRGVRVIEFNARFGDPETQVVLARLKTPLAGVLLAAANGTLGDLEPLRWSEDAAVTVVVASHNYPGDPRTGDPITGLDEVAAQDAPHAYVLHAGTRRDGDAVVSAGGRVLSVTAIGKDLANARERAYRAVTRIGLDGSQHRTDIAAKAAGA
- a CDS encoding histidine kinase, whose amino-acid sequence is MDNDEHEHVIEVSDLRRVYGDGFEAVRGITFHVARAEIFALLGTNGAGKTSTVELLEGLAAPAGGRVRVLGALGLVHPDGTAILMTGVVTAFGAGFSLIGCRCGAWTLSVLWEAERAREVEARLAIAEERLRFGRDLHDVLGRNLSVISLKAELAVQLARRGRPEAVEQMIEVQRIAQESQREVRDVVRGYREADLGVELAGARGVLTAAGIDCEVGAETEGLSGEGLSGEGLPAEVRSALGWVVREATTNVLRHGDARRCAVGLLVREGRVVLTVENDGAGAPGDSGGGSGLAGLRERLAAVDGTLRAGRAGEDGFRLVAEVPLTAGEGVTS